One segment of Corynebacterium caspium DSM 44850 DNA contains the following:
- a CDS encoding GtrA family protein: MAGLGQFLRFGMVGGSGVVVNLVVAATAKKLSGWAWGINEHDAVVNLLGSQFHIRWYHVFVTIAFLVANTWNYQLNRSWTFKDPHNRSWWQGFFPFLITGMGALVVSQIVMTLLMNVESPVALPRDIFDDSTGFRTVFYWASALSIVVSMPVNFVVNKLWTFRVQVVPASK, encoded by the coding sequence ATGGCGGGGTTGGGGCAGTTTTTACGCTTTGGTATGGTCGGCGGTTCTGGGGTCGTCGTTAACTTAGTGGTGGCGGCGACAGCTAAAAAACTTAGCGGTTGGGCGTGGGGGATTAATGAACATGATGCAGTAGTAAATTTGCTGGGTTCGCAATTTCATATTCGCTGGTATCACGTTTTCGTGACCATTGCTTTTTTGGTGGCTAATACTTGGAATTATCAGCTGAATCGTTCTTGGACATTCAAAGACCCCCATAATCGCAGTTGGTGGCAAGGGTTTTTCCCTTTTTTAATAACTGGTATGGGGGCTTTGGTAGTCAGTCAAATTGTGATGACACTACTTATGAATGTGGAGTCGCCTGTGGCTTTACCGCGCGATATTTTTGATGATTCCACTGGTTTTCGCACGGTATTTTATTGGGCCTCGGCTTTATCAATTGTGGTGTCTATGCCGGTTAATTTTGTGGTGAATAAATTGTGGACTTTCCGCGTCCAGGTCGTACCAGCCAGTAAATAG
- the mshB gene encoding N-acetyl-1-D-myo-inositol-2-amino-2-deoxy-alpha-D-glucopyranoside deacetylase: MKQNQIISRDLVGLKVVAVHAHPDDEVLSGGGTLAHLARRGADITVVTCTLGEEGEVIGAPFANLIAEKADQLGGFRIAELQASLAALGVRGRFLGGAGQFRDSGMVGSPAAARPAAFVNNKAAATAHLAEIFAEIAPQLVITYGPDGGYGHPDHIQAHEITHAAAKISPVGRILWSVNPTSVIDAGLAAINEVPKSWHLPAVEELATVSQWDLEVALPDLDLAAKLAAMRAHATQIWLADNGVSVTNPQAASANITDSAACAAVFALSNLVAQPVVRSEFFQVGANFVDTPATSIFTGLQW; the protein is encoded by the coding sequence ATGAAACAGAACCAAATAATCTCCCGTGATCTAGTGGGCTTAAAAGTAGTGGCCGTACACGCTCATCCTGATGATGAAGTCCTTTCCGGTGGAGGCACCTTGGCCCACCTTGCTAGGCGCGGTGCAGATATAACCGTAGTTACTTGCACTTTAGGGGAAGAAGGCGAGGTAATCGGGGCGCCTTTTGCTAATCTCATCGCCGAAAAAGCTGACCAACTTGGTGGTTTTCGCATTGCTGAATTACAAGCTTCGCTAGCTGCTTTAGGGGTGCGCGGGAGGTTTCTAGGAGGAGCTGGCCAATTTCGTGATTCCGGCATGGTCGGTAGCCCCGCTGCTGCTCGACCGGCAGCGTTTGTCAATAATAAGGCCGCAGCTACTGCGCATCTTGCGGAGATATTTGCCGAAATCGCCCCGCAGTTAGTTATCACTTATGGCCCAGATGGCGGTTATGGGCACCCAGATCATATCCAAGCCCATGAGATAACGCATGCGGCCGCAAAAATCTCTCCCGTAGGCAGGATTTTGTGGTCTGTTAATCCCACCTCGGTTATCGATGCGGGCCTCGCTGCCATAAATGAGGTCCCTAAATCCTGGCATCTTCCGGCGGTCGAGGAATTAGCAACCGTTTCCCAATGGGATTTAGAGGTTGCGCTGCCGGATTTGGATCTGGCGGCCAAACTTGCGGCTATGCGGGCGCATGCTACCCAAATTTGGCTAGCTGATAATGGGGTGTCAGTAACTAATCCGCAGGCGGCATCGGCAAATATTACTGATAGCGCTGCTTGTGCAGCAGTATTTGCGCTTTCTAATTTGGTGGCGCAGCCAGTGGTGAGGTCGGAATTTTTTCAGGTGGGTGCGAATTTTGTAGACACCCCAGCTACCTCAATATTTACAGGTTTGCAGTGGTAA
- the typA gene encoding translational GTPase TypA — translation MLHPEFRNVAIVAHVDHGKTTLVNAMLEQSGVFGDHGEIADRVMDSGDLEREKGITILAKNTAITRKGVGKDGADLVINVIDTPGHADFGGEVERALTMADGVVLLVDASEGPLPQTRFVLTKALEAKMPVIILVNKTDRPDARIDEVVEESQDLLLELGAGLEDPEAAEAAEQLLDLPVLYASGRAGRASTVNPGNANLPDKEDLQALFDVIYEVIPAPAAAIDAPLQAHVTNLDSSSFLGRIALVRVHAGVLRKGDTVAWIHYDEEGNQHTKNVRIAELMVTKGFNRVPAQEVVAGDIAAISGIDEIMIGDTLADVNHPVALPRITVDEPAISMTIGVNTSPMAGRGGGDKLTARVVKARLDQELIGNVSIRVLNTERPDAWEVQGRGEMALSILVETMRREGFELTVGKPQVVTQLIDGKLHEPFEHMVIDVPSEYQGNITQLMAARKGQMISMGSTPGSNWIRMEYRVPARGLISFRTTFMTETHGTGIANSYGDGMGPWVGEIKGRASGSLVSDRAGKVTAYALQNLSDRGSFFVEPGAETYEGMVVGQNNRDEDMDVNVTREKKLTNMRAASADTTVTLNKAHSLTLDEAMEFCGNDECIEVAPSALRVRKVILAANERSRARSREKARNS, via the coding sequence GTGCTGCATCCTGAATTTCGCAATGTTGCCATTGTCGCCCACGTTGACCATGGTAAAACTACGCTGGTTAACGCCATGCTTGAGCAATCGGGGGTTTTTGGCGACCACGGTGAGATTGCTGACCGGGTCATGGACTCCGGGGATCTGGAGCGAGAAAAAGGCATTACCATTTTGGCTAAAAACACCGCCATCACCCGTAAAGGTGTTGGTAAAGACGGTGCTGACCTAGTCATTAATGTTATTGACACCCCAGGTCACGCCGATTTCGGCGGTGAGGTTGAGCGTGCGCTAACCATGGCTGATGGCGTCGTTTTGCTTGTCGATGCATCCGAAGGCCCGCTCCCACAGACTCGTTTCGTGCTGACTAAGGCCCTTGAGGCCAAAATGCCGGTCATTATTCTAGTTAATAAGACCGACCGCCCCGATGCCCGCATCGATGAGGTTGTTGAAGAATCCCAAGACTTACTTCTTGAGCTAGGCGCTGGCCTGGAAGATCCCGAAGCAGCCGAAGCCGCAGAACAGCTGCTAGATCTCCCGGTACTTTATGCCTCGGGCCGCGCTGGCCGGGCCTCCACGGTGAATCCTGGCAATGCCAATCTTCCTGATAAAGAAGATCTACAGGCCCTATTCGATGTCATCTATGAGGTCATTCCGGCCCCCGCAGCTGCTATCGATGCCCCTTTGCAGGCTCACGTCACCAACCTGGACTCCAGCTCTTTCCTTGGGCGTATTGCCTTGGTTCGAGTGCACGCCGGCGTTTTGCGTAAAGGCGATACCGTGGCTTGGATCCACTATGACGAAGAAGGCAATCAGCACACCAAGAATGTGCGCATTGCAGAACTCATGGTGACCAAGGGCTTTAATCGCGTTCCTGCTCAAGAGGTAGTAGCAGGCGATATTGCGGCAATATCTGGCATTGATGAAATCATGATTGGCGATACCCTCGCCGATGTTAATCATCCCGTTGCCCTTCCGCGTATCACTGTTGATGAGCCGGCAATCTCGATGACCATCGGGGTTAATACCTCTCCCATGGCTGGTCGAGGCGGCGGCGATAAGCTCACCGCGCGCGTGGTAAAGGCTCGCCTGGACCAAGAGCTAATCGGTAACGTTTCCATTCGGGTACTTAATACCGAGCGTCCCGATGCTTGGGAGGTCCAAGGACGTGGCGAAATGGCTTTGTCCATTTTGGTCGAGACCATGCGTCGGGAAGGCTTTGAGCTCACTGTCGGTAAGCCGCAGGTAGTTACTCAGCTAATTGATGGCAAGCTCCATGAACCTTTTGAGCACATGGTTATTGACGTTCCCTCGGAATATCAGGGAAATATCACACAGCTTATGGCCGCCCGTAAAGGCCAAATGATTTCCATGGGTTCCACCCCTGGTTCTAACTGGATACGCATGGAATACCGGGTTCCTGCGCGTGGCCTAATTTCATTCCGTACCACCTTTATGACAGAAACTCACGGCACTGGTATTGCCAACTCCTATGGCGATGGCATGGGTCCGTGGGTAGGCGAGATTAAGGGACGTGCCTCTGGCTCGCTAGTTTCTGACCGTGCCGGCAAGGTCACCGCCTATGCTTTGCAGAATCTTTCAGACCGTGGCAGCTTCTTCGTAGAGCCTGGTGCGGAAACTTATGAAGGCATGGTCGTTGGCCAAAATAACCGCGATGAGGACATGGACGTAAATGTCACTCGCGAAAAGAAGCTCACCAATATGCGTGCGGCTTCTGCCGATACCACTGTTACCTTGAATAAAGCCCACAGCTTGACTCTTGATGAAGCCATGGAATTCTGTGGTAATGATGAATGCATCGAGGTAGCTCCGAGCGCACTGCGAGTTCGCAAGGTTATTTTGGCTGCTAATGAGCGCTCCCGGGCGCGTTCTCGTGAGAAGGCTCGCAATAGTTAA
- a CDS encoding Rv1157c family protein, whose amino-acid sequence MRMLSRAALASLLLGLTINPAAQANPVFQALHSSGEALANLAPTDQLGRPNAQLLAQSSELANQPWVPDQIRTAIQAAVEFYSTPADLNAAGLVNGGPKITQFYWPTIAGSCIDGTQTSVGTAIAVPGETVIPSPGAGPDETVFLFTALGTSPAAPGTHPMVVQWRNLNTGQHGEVALGNHGINPTGPATISATAPTGRGNIVALLKGSVHTTGEHPSTCTYAPTVALIEAP is encoded by the coding sequence ATGAGGATGCTGTCTCGCGCAGCTTTGGCCAGCTTGCTACTCGGACTAACCATAAACCCAGCCGCCCAGGCCAATCCGGTATTCCAAGCGCTGCACTCCTCCGGAGAAGCCCTCGCCAACCTCGCCCCCACCGACCAGCTAGGGCGCCCCAATGCCCAACTCCTTGCCCAATCAAGCGAACTAGCCAACCAACCCTGGGTACCCGACCAAATTCGCACCGCAATCCAAGCAGCCGTCGAATTTTATAGCACCCCCGCAGACCTCAATGCCGCTGGCCTAGTAAACGGCGGCCCCAAAATCACCCAATTCTACTGGCCCACCATCGCAGGCTCCTGCATCGACGGCACCCAAACCTCCGTAGGCACCGCAATAGCTGTCCCCGGCGAAACTGTGATTCCCTCCCCCGGCGCAGGACCCGACGAAACCGTCTTCCTCTTCACCGCCCTGGGCACTAGCCCCGCTGCCCCCGGAACACACCCCATGGTAGTGCAATGGCGCAACCTCAACACCGGACAACACGGAGAAGTAGCCCTGGGAAATCACGGCATAAACCCCACCGGACCCGCCACCATTTCCGCCACCGCCCCTACGGGAAGAGGAAATATTGTGGCCCTTCTCAAAGGCAGCGTCCATACCACCGGAGAACACCCCTCCACCTGCACCTACGCTCCCACCGTCGCTCTGATCGAGGCCCCATAA
- a CDS encoding DUF402 domain-containing protein: MVDAHNLHPVKEELFDTATYTNTDPKGFLREVDVYKVTDFGLYMARGSDHPRFGYLESWLLPSVGLRANIFHNRPGQTTGLQDFYFDVADITIDGTTWHTRDLYVDLISNTGTPIEVLDIDELSAATAAHLITADDAERAINITLRAVEGITRHHDDPMEWLAKLGYPLTWAAKNDIELTPNGSNSSNDTRSQLP, encoded by the coding sequence ATGGTTGACGCCCACAACTTGCACCCAGTTAAGGAAGAACTTTTCGACACCGCCACCTATACCAATACTGACCCCAAAGGATTCCTCCGGGAAGTAGACGTATATAAAGTCACCGATTTCGGCCTCTACATGGCCCGCGGCTCCGACCACCCCCGCTTCGGATACCTTGAATCCTGGCTCCTGCCATCCGTAGGCTTGCGGGCAAATATCTTCCATAACCGCCCCGGCCAAACCACCGGCCTCCAAGACTTTTATTTCGACGTAGCTGACATAACCATCGACGGCACCACCTGGCACACCCGCGACCTCTACGTAGACCTAATCTCAAATACCGGCACCCCCATCGAAGTATTAGACATAGACGAACTATCCGCCGCTACCGCCGCCCACCTAATCACCGCCGACGACGCCGAACGCGCCATAAATATCACCCTCCGAGCAGTAGAAGGCATCACCAGACACCACGATGACCCCATGGAATGGCTTGCCAAACTCGGATACCCCCTCACCTGGGCCGCAAAAAACGACATAGAACTAACACCCAACGGCAGCAACAGCAGCAACGATACGCGCAGCCAACTCCCCTAA
- the dapC gene encoding succinyldiaminopimelate transaminase → MGKNNLATRRQWAKLLPDFPWDSLAAAQELAAAHPEGMIDLSVGSPVDPVAPGIALALAEHAQAPGYPPPGGSQELQQAILLAAKRRFGITAKVSALPVIGLKEAIASLPHFLGLGATHSVAIPELAYPTYEVGARLAGCQVLRGGKQAELIFLNSPANPTGEVLSAAQMREYVALAHANKAIVVSDECYLGLGWNDARPPLSILHPDICGNDPTGLIALHSLSKSANMASYRAGWALGDPTLIAELGMIRKSCGLVVPGAIQAAILEAVADDYPEAAQKSVYAQRRAQLLSTLFKAGFQIDSSDGGLYIWTTRGEPAMDTVADLAAQGILVAPGTFYGPAGEQHIRVSLTATNDDVRALADRLN, encoded by the coding sequence GTGGGCAAAAATAACTTAGCAACGCGCCGCCAATGGGCTAAGCTCCTGCCGGATTTCCCGTGGGATAGTTTGGCTGCGGCTCAGGAATTAGCTGCTGCCCACCCAGAAGGGATGATTGATCTTTCGGTGGGTTCTCCGGTAGATCCGGTGGCCCCGGGGATCGCCTTGGCTTTGGCTGAGCATGCCCAAGCTCCTGGATATCCGCCACCTGGTGGGAGCCAGGAATTACAGCAGGCAATTTTGCTGGCAGCTAAGCGTCGTTTTGGGATTACCGCGAAAGTTAGTGCTCTGCCAGTTATCGGATTAAAAGAAGCGATTGCTTCTCTTCCGCATTTCCTAGGTTTGGGTGCTACACATTCGGTTGCTATTCCAGAACTTGCTTATCCTACTTATGAAGTAGGGGCTCGCTTGGCGGGGTGTCAGGTGTTGCGGGGCGGAAAGCAGGCGGAGCTAATTTTTTTGAATTCGCCGGCTAATCCCACTGGTGAGGTTCTTTCGGCTGCACAAATGCGCGAATATGTGGCTTTGGCCCATGCTAATAAAGCCATCGTAGTTTCAGATGAATGTTATCTCGGTTTGGGCTGGAATGATGCCCGACCACCGCTTTCCATTTTGCACCCTGATATTTGTGGTAATGACCCAACTGGTTTGATTGCCCTGCACTCTCTTTCCAAATCTGCCAATATGGCCAGCTATCGTGCTGGTTGGGCGCTTGGTGATCCAACTCTAATTGCGGAGCTTGGGATGATTCGCAAATCTTGTGGCTTGGTGGTGCCAGGGGCTATTCAGGCCGCGATTTTAGAAGCTGTGGCCGATGATTATCCTGAGGCGGCGCAAAAATCGGTGTATGCGCAGCGTCGCGCGCAGCTGCTGTCCACGCTGTTTAAAGCAGGTTTTCAGATCGATTCTTCTGATGGCGGCCTCTATATTTGGACGACGCGCGGGGAGCCCGCTATGGATACTGTGGCCGATTTAGCTGCACAGGGTATTTTGGTGGCCCCCGGTACGTTTTATGGACCGGCTGGAGAACAACATATTCGGGTGTCCTTAACAGCCACTAATGATGATGTGCGCGCCCTGGCTGATCGGCTAAATTAA
- a CDS encoding amino acid permease: protein MSANNSAPKPATITALGSGLKTRHLTMMGLGSAIGAGLFLGTGVGIRAAGPAVILAYLIAGIVVMAVMGMLGELGSARPASGSFATYAQMAFGPWAGFTIGWLFWFNLVMVMGAEMTGAAAIVGTWFNVDPWIPALVFVVLFAIINAFRVGGFGEFEFWFSFIKVAVIIGFLSIGALLIFGLLPGHTFIGTENFLSHGFMPNGWPGVAAALLAVAFAFGGIEIVTIAAAESENPQHSIRSATRSVIWRIGLFYLGSVLVITFLLPYAAIDAASNAAESPFTQVLAMANIPGVVRLMELVIVVSLLSAFNAQIYASSRMCFSLAQEGFAPGGLAKLNKSAVPTRAVVLSMVMAFASVGLQWWNPTGLLDFLLSSVGGILILLWIVVCLCYLKLHPELVRNKELGSVQISGYPWVPIISIISLLAFVALMLFDPGSRTQVTSVIIVCTVLVAIYWLVRPGRGKSTIYSPQN, encoded by the coding sequence GTGTCTGCGAATAACTCTGCCCCCAAGCCCGCAACCATAACTGCACTGGGTTCTGGACTAAAAACCCGACACCTCACCATGATGGGTTTAGGCTCAGCTATTGGAGCCGGACTCTTTCTTGGAACCGGTGTCGGAATTCGTGCTGCTGGACCCGCCGTAATCTTGGCTTATCTAATCGCTGGCATAGTAGTTATGGCAGTAATGGGGATGCTGGGCGAATTAGGATCTGCGCGCCCAGCTTCAGGATCATTTGCCACCTATGCCCAAATGGCCTTTGGTCCCTGGGCCGGATTTACTATTGGGTGGCTCTTCTGGTTCAACCTAGTAATGGTAATGGGGGCAGAAATGACCGGTGCTGCAGCCATCGTAGGCACCTGGTTCAATGTGGATCCCTGGATACCGGCACTAGTATTTGTAGTCCTTTTTGCCATCATTAACGCATTTCGCGTCGGCGGTTTTGGCGAATTCGAGTTCTGGTTTTCCTTTATTAAAGTCGCGGTAATTATCGGCTTCTTAAGCATTGGCGCCCTGCTAATATTTGGGCTACTACCAGGACATACCTTCATCGGGACAGAAAATTTCCTCTCCCATGGATTCATGCCTAACGGCTGGCCAGGAGTGGCTGCGGCATTACTTGCGGTGGCCTTTGCTTTTGGTGGCATCGAAATTGTGACCATTGCGGCGGCAGAATCAGAAAATCCACAGCATTCCATTCGCAGTGCCACTCGCTCAGTGATTTGGCGCATCGGACTATTTTATTTGGGATCTGTCCTAGTAATTACCTTCCTGCTGCCCTACGCCGCCATAGACGCTGCTAGCAACGCTGCCGAATCGCCATTTACCCAAGTCCTAGCCATGGCCAATATCCCCGGGGTAGTACGCCTCATGGAACTAGTTATAGTTGTCTCCCTGCTCTCTGCCTTCAACGCGCAGATCTACGCCTCCTCCCGGATGTGTTTCTCTCTGGCCCAAGAAGGCTTTGCCCCCGGTGGCCTGGCAAAATTAAATAAATCCGCAGTTCCCACCCGCGCCGTAGTACTTTCAATGGTGATGGCTTTTGCCTCAGTTGGGTTGCAATGGTGGAATCCCACGGGCCTATTAGATTTCTTGCTCAGCTCAGTAGGCGGAATCCTTATTTTGCTATGGATTGTAGTTTGCCTGTGCTATCTCAAATTACATCCAGAATTAGTGCGCAATAAAGAATTAGGATCCGTACAAATTAGCGGCTACCCCTGGGTACCAATTATTTCAATTATTAGCCTGCTGGCCTTTGTCGCCCTGATGCTCTTTGATCCAGGATCACGCACCCAAGTGACCTCAGTAATTATCGTGTGCACAGTGTTGGTGGCTATTTACTGGCTGGTACGACCTGGACGCGGAAAGTCCACAATTTATTCACCACAAAATTAA
- a CDS encoding amino acid permease, with amino-acid sequence MTTAKPQTSNHSPPDTSKDVLSSGLKTRHLTMMGLGSAIGAGLFLGTGVGIRVAGPSVILAYLIAGIVVMAIMSMLGEMATARPAAGSFSAYSRAAFGNWAGFSTGWIYWFMLIMVLGAEMTGAAALMGAWFGVAPWIPALVCVILFAIINFAKVSGFGEFEFWFSFIKVAVIVGFLIIGILLIFGLLPGHTFVGTENFIGGGFMPNGLPGLASGLLAVAFAFGGIEIVTIAAAESEDPARSIRSATRSVIWRIAIFYIGSILVISFMLPYSAIDGANTAAESPFTQVLAMANIPGVVGLMEIVIVISLLSAFNAQLYASSRLCYSLATTGDAPKMFARISRDNVPVNAVILSIIFAFASVGLQWWNPTGLLDFLLNAVGGILVVIWIIIAASYLKLHPQLVADGTLGSFYMRGYPWVPIAAILALVGLVIMMLFDEGSRSQVTSVTILFLALVALSFIIKGIRKNRHTVSNTAN; translated from the coding sequence ATGACCACAGCGAAACCACAGACAAGTAATCATTCCCCACCAGATACTTCCAAAGATGTGCTGTCCTCAGGACTAAAAACCCGGCACCTCACCATGATGGGCCTCGGCTCCGCCATTGGCGCCGGGCTCTTCCTGGGCACCGGCGTAGGAATCCGAGTGGCCGGACCTTCGGTAATTCTGGCTTATCTAATTGCCGGCATCGTAGTTATGGCAATTATGTCCATGCTCGGGGAAATGGCCACTGCACGCCCGGCCGCTGGGTCCTTTTCTGCCTATTCACGGGCAGCTTTTGGCAATTGGGCAGGTTTTTCCACTGGCTGGATCTACTGGTTCATGTTGATCATGGTGCTCGGCGCAGAAATGACCGGTGCCGCGGCACTTATGGGTGCCTGGTTTGGAGTAGCTCCCTGGATACCTGCCCTAGTTTGCGTAATCTTATTTGCGATCATCAATTTCGCTAAGGTCTCCGGCTTCGGAGAATTCGAATTCTGGTTCTCCTTCATCAAAGTTGCCGTAATCGTGGGCTTTTTAATCATCGGAATACTTCTGATCTTCGGACTCCTTCCCGGCCACACCTTTGTGGGCACTGAAAACTTCATAGGTGGCGGCTTTATGCCCAATGGCCTGCCTGGCCTAGCCAGTGGTCTGCTAGCAGTAGCTTTCGCCTTTGGCGGCATTGAGATCGTCACCATCGCCGCCGCAGAATCAGAAGATCCGGCCCGCTCCATCCGCAGTGCCACTCGCTCAGTAATCTGGCGCATCGCAATCTTCTATATCGGCTCCATCCTCGTGATCTCCTTTATGCTGCCTTATTCAGCTATAGACGGCGCCAATACCGCCGCGGAATCACCTTTTACCCAGGTACTAGCCATGGCCAATATTCCAGGTGTAGTAGGGCTAATGGAGATCGTGATTGTAATCTCCCTACTCTCGGCCTTTAATGCCCAGCTATATGCGTCCTCGCGCCTATGCTATTCCCTAGCCACAACCGGCGATGCTCCTAAGATGTTCGCCCGTATCAGCCGCGATAATGTGCCGGTAAATGCGGTAATCTTATCGATTATTTTCGCCTTTGCCTCCGTAGGTTTACAGTGGTGGAACCCCACTGGCCTCCTAGACTTCCTTTTGAATGCCGTAGGAGGAATTTTAGTAGTCATCTGGATAATCATCGCGGCGAGCTACCTTAAATTGCACCCCCAATTAGTTGCCGATGGAACCCTTGGATCCTTCTATATGCGCGGCTACCCTTGGGTGCCTATCGCTGCTATCTTGGCGCTAGTTGGATTAGTAATAATGATGCTTTTCGACGAAGGATCCCGTTCCCAGGTAACCTCCGTCACTATCCTCTTCCTCGCACTAGTAGCTTTGAGTTTCATTATCAAAGGCATCAGGAAGAATCGTCACACAGTTAGCAATACCGCTAACTAA
- the fdxA gene encoding ferredoxin, with amino-acid sequence MTYVIAQPCVDVMDRSCVEECPVDCIYEGKRSLYIHPDECVDCGACEPACPTEAIFYEDDLPEEWSQYYDVNVGFFDDLGSPGGAAGLGPTGADPEYIAQLPPQNQD; translated from the coding sequence ATGACTTATGTGATTGCGCAGCCTTGCGTAGATGTCATGGACCGTTCCTGTGTTGAGGAATGCCCAGTCGACTGTATCTACGAAGGTAAACGCTCCCTGTATATCCACCCCGATGAGTGCGTGGACTGTGGTGCTTGCGAACCTGCCTGCCCTACAGAGGCAATTTTCTATGAGGATGATTTGCCGGAGGAGTGGTCTCAATATTACGACGTCAACGTCGGTTTCTTTGATGATCTCGGCTCTCCGGGTGGCGCTGCTGGACTAGGTCCAACCGGTGCTGATCCAGAGTATATTGCCCAACTTCCCCCGCAAAACCAAGATTAG
- a CDS encoding ABC transporter family substrate-binding protein, which yields MKTRFHSVAGLTLAIATTCAFALSGCAARPGPAPVEANSPLTTVVSPPPVSTPVAVRTELSAGIDGPRNGFNPHLLADSSAFVDSLASLVLPSAFRLDSESGKWAMDTTLLDSAQVISPRGGQAQTVRYEINSAAQWSDGTPVTGNDFQYLWRSMLNTPAVVDRAGYGLITAIRVTGGGKIVEVDFSHPFQAWPSLFSNLLPAHLVQGRSFAEALKQGIPASAGRYAVQAVDRARGIIRLKRNDRFWGPDPAVTEVLILRTLKTSVEGTDQIRTGQISYVDITPVGTALESYGLLPNTQTRTVDSGRQLQLTASVNSPILRTPSLRAEFFSLLDIPQIGRIAAAREHPISSPAKPESLKDYSITGELATAVRQANRVLTIAADPADPVADSAARVIIDQLAAHGISAQVLSSDLGPVAANALRNGEVDAVVSWGTATPDVVDLASSYGCEVREITGRGSNLAGFCSQDIETVLLEALAGSISLTQAKEYVRQTEETNLLNLGLLNETRLWVLGPTLEGTPSLKLEEWKAGLETATSWRKVEGHETEPNNLP from the coding sequence GTGAAAACACGCTTTCATTCAGTTGCTGGCCTAACCCTAGCTATCGCTACTACCTGCGCTTTTGCGTTGAGTGGTTGCGCTGCTAGACCAGGGCCGGCTCCTGTGGAAGCAAATTCTCCACTTACAACCGTAGTTTCACCACCGCCAGTTTCTACCCCCGTGGCGGTGCGCACTGAACTTTCCGCTGGCATTGATGGGCCCCGCAACGGGTTTAACCCACATTTGTTGGCGGATTCTTCTGCGTTTGTAGATTCTTTAGCTTCTTTGGTTTTGCCTTCTGCTTTCCGTTTGGATTCAGAGTCAGGCAAGTGGGCTATGGATACCACCTTGTTAGATTCTGCCCAGGTGATTTCGCCTCGTGGTGGCCAAGCCCAAACAGTGCGCTATGAGATAAATTCTGCCGCACAGTGGTCTGATGGCACCCCTGTGACTGGCAATGATTTCCAATACTTATGGCGCTCCATGTTGAATACCCCTGCGGTAGTGGACCGAGCCGGCTATGGCTTAATAACAGCTATTCGGGTCACCGGCGGCGGGAAGATTGTAGAAGTTGATTTTTCTCATCCTTTCCAAGCCTGGCCGAGTTTATTTAGCAACTTACTGCCCGCCCATCTAGTTCAGGGGAGAAGTTTTGCTGAGGCCTTAAAACAAGGAATTCCAGCATCGGCGGGGCGTTATGCGGTGCAAGCAGTAGATAGAGCGCGCGGCATTATCCGACTTAAACGTAATGATCGTTTTTGGGGCCCAGATCCAGCAGTTACTGAAGTACTGATTCTGCGTACTTTAAAAACCTCGGTGGAGGGCACTGATCAAATTCGTACCGGACAAATTTCATATGTAGATATAACCCCAGTTGGTACGGCTTTAGAGTCCTATGGATTACTTCCAAATACGCAGACTCGCACAGTAGATTCTGGGCGCCAACTGCAATTAACTGCTTCAGTTAATTCGCCCATTTTGCGCACTCCTTCGCTGCGCGCAGAATTTTTCTCTCTCTTAGATATTCCGCAGATTGGCCGCATCGCCGCTGCTCGTGAGCATCCTATTAGTTCCCCGGCGAAACCTGAAAGTTTGAAGGACTATAGCATTACCGGCGAATTGGCTACTGCGGTAAGACAAGCAAATAGGGTTCTAACCATTGCTGCAGATCCAGCTGATCCTGTGGCTGATTCTGCCGCCCGCGTTATTATCGACCAATTAGCGGCTCACGGAATATCCGCACAGGTCCTTTCTTCAGATCTTGGCCCAGTAGCTGCTAATGCGCTGCGTAATGGCGAGGTGGATGCAGTAGTTAGCTGGGGGACCGCAACTCCTGATGTTGTGGATTTGGCTAGTTCTTATGGGTGCGAAGTACGCGAAATTACTGGCCGCGGCTCTAATTTGGCTGGTTTTTGTAGCCAAGATATCGAAACTGTATTACTTGAGGCCTTAGCTGGCAGTATTTCGTTGACGCAGGCCAAAGAATATGTTCGTCAAACAGAGGAAACCAATTTATTAAACCTGGGTCTGCTAAACGAAACTCGGCTTTGGGTTTTGGGGCCCACCTTGGAGGGAACTCCCTCGCTTAAGCTTGAAGAATGGAAAGCTGGCTTGGAAACTGCAACCAGCTGGAGGAAAGTTGAAGGCCATGAAACAGAACCAAATAATCTCCCGTGA